One window of Watersipora subatra chromosome 3, tzWatSuba1.1, whole genome shotgun sequence genomic DNA carries:
- the LOC137391384 gene encoding dynein light chain Tctex-type 5-like: MAKALKSHPSASTQRSHPHDIGQGAKHGVQYENTFKLEPDDAFPSAPIKKIINEILQDQLENKEYSPELAAQKCKELADMIKQRVKSEGYRRHKLVSLVTIVENKNAALSMGSRCVWNDKFDNYADGSFKNSSLYAVGCLYGLYAE; the protein is encoded by the exons ATGGCCAAAGCGTTGAAGTCACATCCATCAGCCAGCACACAGCGCAGCCACCCCCATGATATTGGACAAGGCGCCAAGCACGGTGTGCAATATGAGAACACCTTCAAACTCGAGCCAGACGACGCCTTCCCAAGCGCTCCGATCAAAAAAATAATCAATGAAATCCTGCAG GACCAACTAGAAAATAAAGAGTACAGCCCGGAACTGGCAGCACAAAAATGCAAAGAACTAGCAGACATGATCAAGCAGAGAGTCAAGTCGGAAGGCTACAGAAGACATAAGCTTGTTTCATTAGTCACTATCGTGGAAAACAAGAATGCTGCCCTTTCTATGGGCAGCAGGTGCGTCTGGAATGACAAGTTTGACAATTATGCTGATGGCAGCTTCAAGAACTCTAGTTTATACGCTGTAGGCTGTCTATACGGGCTCTATGCCGAGTGA